From Prosthecobacter fusiformis, one genomic window encodes:
- a CDS encoding DUF2726 domain-containing protein, producing MSKILDLLAPWLPILLAAAAILMVLSAVLPWITRKRGGRGESFKYRLHDALLTAAERSFFGVLQSALSPAHLITFKVRIADVITPQKGLSGSQWQKAFNRISAKHIDFLICRADDLSPVLAIELDDASHQGEKRIQRDQMVDSALASAGLPLLRMPARKAYSPAELRQKIASILSQR from the coding sequence ATGTCCAAAATCCTCGACCTTCTCGCCCCGTGGCTGCCCATCTTACTGGCTGCCGCTGCCATCTTGATGGTGCTGAGCGCGGTGCTGCCATGGATCACCCGCAAACGGGGCGGCAGAGGCGAGTCCTTCAAATACCGGCTGCACGATGCCCTTCTAACCGCAGCGGAACGTTCCTTTTTCGGGGTTCTTCAGTCCGCCCTTTCCCCCGCGCATCTCATCACTTTTAAAGTCCGCATCGCCGATGTCATCACCCCGCAGAAAGGCCTGTCGGGTTCCCAGTGGCAAAAGGCTTTCAACCGGATCAGCGCCAAGCACATCGATTTCCTCATCTGCCGCGCCGATGACCTCTCCCCCGTCCTCGCCATCGAGCTGGACGATGCCAGCCATCAAGGAGAAAAGCGCATCCAGCGGGACCAGATGGTGGATTCCGCCCTGGCCTCTGCGGGCCTACCTCTGCTGAGAATGCCCGCCCGCAAAGCCTACAGCCCGGCCGAACTGCGCCAAAAAATCGCCTCCATCCTCTCCCAGCGCTGA
- a CDS encoding polyprenyl synthetase family protein, giving the protein MSTVAVRSAALPPAIPGLVRRFRQPKKNIPQTKQDRDFVLQAVREYAEQTKLVPPVPIDELQVHTDKIMALNGIEKIYRDYTGVLLANETWRESLATVPFEKRLLLMPKCLRIESKCPAPFDEFGLLCKQCGLCSIQDFQNEAEKLGYAVLVAEGSAIVMSLIQTGKIEAIVGISCLAVLERTFPYVEAAAIPAVAVPLLQDDCIDTTVDVDWVWDYIHLTSEDKTRRLNLNDLHDEVKTWFTPESLDALLGKPTCQTEQIARDWLGRAGKRWRPFLTIAAYQALREDPEAPISDDLKLAAISVEAFHKASLIHDDIEDNDAERYGEPTLHSEYGIPVALNVGDLLIGEGYRLLAEMQCASHIRSATLKVAAEGQRELCRGQGAELLWNNHPVALSNTQVLEIFRSKTAPAFEVALKIGAAMAGQLDETADALHSYSENLGIAYQIRDDLDDLGDDSAADNDVSIRPSIILALLRERGKGEVKEIMEALWSGQATTLPDKPTIRQWAEESGAYDKTTLMLETYKEAAIRSLQEVELPNLKGLLRRVIGKIFNELEIKGWCREFEQRNANPDAREAAAKAAEHLVPNVVVAA; this is encoded by the coding sequence ATGTCCACTGTCGCCGTCCGCTCTGCCGCCCTGCCCCCCGCCATCCCTGGACTTGTGAGGCGATTCCGGCAGCCGAAGAAAAATATCCCGCAGACCAAGCAGGACCGCGACTTCGTCCTCCAGGCCGTGCGCGAATACGCCGAGCAGACCAAGCTCGTCCCCCCCGTGCCGATTGATGAGCTCCAGGTCCATACGGATAAGATCATGGCCCTCAATGGCATTGAGAAGATCTACCGGGACTATACCGGTGTGCTCCTGGCCAATGAAACCTGGCGCGAATCCCTGGCCACCGTCCCTTTTGAAAAGCGCCTCCTGCTGATGCCCAAGTGCCTGCGCATCGAAAGCAAATGCCCGGCCCCCTTTGATGAATTCGGCCTCCTTTGCAAACAGTGCGGCCTGTGCAGCATCCAGGACTTCCAGAACGAAGCCGAAAAGCTCGGCTATGCTGTCCTCGTCGCCGAAGGCAGCGCCATCGTCATGTCCCTCATTCAAACGGGCAAGATCGAGGCCATCGTCGGCATTTCCTGCCTAGCCGTTCTTGAGCGCACCTTCCCTTATGTGGAAGCCGCCGCCATCCCCGCCGTGGCCGTGCCTCTCCTTCAGGATGACTGCATTGATACCACCGTGGATGTGGACTGGGTGTGGGACTACATCCACCTCACCAGCGAGGACAAGACCCGCCGCCTCAACCTCAATGACCTGCATGACGAGGTCAAAACCTGGTTCACCCCGGAATCCCTGGACGCCCTCCTCGGCAAACCCACCTGCCAGACGGAGCAGATCGCACGGGACTGGCTCGGCCGTGCCGGCAAGCGCTGGCGTCCCTTCCTCACCATCGCCGCTTACCAGGCCCTGCGTGAAGATCCCGAAGCCCCCATCTCCGATGACCTCAAACTGGCCGCCATCTCCGTGGAGGCCTTCCATAAAGCCTCCCTCATCCATGACGACATCGAGGACAACGACGCTGAACGTTATGGCGAGCCGACCCTCCATTCTGAATACGGCATCCCTGTCGCCCTGAATGTCGGCGATCTCCTCATTGGAGAAGGTTACCGCCTCCTGGCTGAAATGCAGTGCGCCAGCCACATCCGCAGCGCCACTCTCAAAGTCGCCGCCGAAGGCCAGCGCGAACTCTGCCGTGGCCAGGGTGCCGAACTCCTGTGGAACAACCACCCCGTCGCCCTTTCCAACACCCAGGTCCTGGAAATCTTCCGCAGCAAAACCGCCCCCGCCTTTGAGGTCGCCCTCAAAATCGGCGCCGCTATGGCCGGCCAGCTTGATGAAACCGCCGATGCCCTCCACTCCTACAGTGAAAACCTCGGCATCGCCTACCAGATCCGCGATGACCTGGATGACCTCGGCGACGACTCCGCTGCAGACAATGATGTGAGCATCCGCCCCAGCATCATCCTGGCCCTCCTGCGCGAGCGTGGTAAAGGCGAGGTGAAGGAGATCATGGAAGCCCTCTGGAGCGGCCAAGCCACCACCCTGCCGGATAAACCGACCATCCGCCAATGGGCCGAGGAATCCGGAGCCTACGACAAAACCACCCTCATGCTGGAAACCTACAAGGAGGCCGCCATCCGCAGTCTTCAGGAAGTCGAGCTGCCCAACCTCAAAGGTCTGCTCCGCCGCGTCATTGGCAAGATTTTTAATGAACTCGAAATCAAAGGCTGGTGCCGCGAATTCGAGCAACGGAACGCCAATCCTGATGCCCGTGAAGCCGCCGCCAAGGCCGCCGAGCATCTCGTCCCGAATGTCGTCGTAGCCGCTTGA
- a CDS encoding sigma-54-dependent transcriptional regulator yields the protein MEDLPDSRILIVDTDPDFLVWAAGHLKAPGVDVSTAERAEEALANYQKSRADLVLAEVRLPGTSGIELLKRLRQTDPNAMVILFSGIASTSNVIEAMRLGAYDVLGKEKLPYELRTVVESALRANESRRVTRANALEVPAETIQETIIGRSGPMQDVFKMIGRVSRSDAPVMVTGESGCGKELVARAIHKFSPRTTKEFVGINITSIPDNLMESEIFGHEKGSFTGAVTQRVGRFEQCDGGTLFLDEIGDMPLAVQSKLLRVLQEGEFCRVGSNQVLKCDVRVLAATNKDLEAEVAKGTFREDLFYRLNVVRIHIPPLRERREDVRLLAEFFLHRQSARRRGLTMRFTEDALALLEAYDWPGNVRELENTIQRACALSNSDVLLASDIPLGSTGSRHGNSASTVTRMRDALTMLLNTAQSSPDIELLPWVERELSRMAFRHYEEDSAKASKLLGISTSELQVNLGAPAVKKVASKNVG from the coding sequence ATGGAAGATCTCCCGGACTCTAGAATTCTCATCGTGGACACCGATCCCGACTTCCTCGTCTGGGCTGCTGGTCATTTGAAAGCACCCGGGGTGGATGTCAGTACCGCAGAAAGAGCGGAGGAAGCATTGGCCAATTATCAAAAAAGCCGTGCCGATCTTGTCCTGGCGGAAGTGCGCCTGCCCGGCACCTCTGGCATCGAACTCCTCAAAAGACTGCGCCAGACCGATCCGAATGCGATGGTGATTCTGTTCAGCGGCATCGCCAGCACCAGCAACGTCATTGAGGCCATGCGTCTCGGTGCCTACGATGTGCTGGGCAAGGAAAAGCTGCCCTATGAACTGCGCACCGTGGTGGAAAGCGCCCTGCGCGCCAATGAATCCCGCCGCGTCACCCGCGCCAATGCTTTAGAAGTCCCTGCCGAAACCATCCAGGAGACCATCATCGGCCGCTCCGGCCCGATGCAGGACGTCTTCAAGATGATCGGACGCGTCTCCCGCAGTGACGCACCTGTCATGGTCACCGGTGAAAGCGGTTGCGGTAAGGAATTGGTGGCCCGTGCCATCCATAAGTTCAGCCCGCGCACCACCAAGGAATTTGTCGGCATCAACATCACCTCCATTCCGGACAACCTGATGGAGAGCGAGATCTTCGGTCATGAAAAAGGCAGCTTCACCGGTGCCGTGACCCAGCGCGTGGGCCGCTTTGAACAGTGCGATGGCGGCACCCTTTTCCTGGATGAAATCGGCGACATGCCCTTGGCTGTGCAGAGCAAACTGCTCCGCGTGCTCCAAGAAGGCGAGTTCTGCCGCGTCGGTAGCAATCAGGTCCTCAAGTGTGATGTTCGCGTCCTCGCCGCCACTAACAAGGACCTCGAAGCTGAAGTGGCCAAGGGCACCTTCCGCGAAGACCTTTTTTACCGCCTTAACGTCGTCCGCATCCACATCCCGCCGCTTCGTGAACGCCGTGAGGATGTGCGCCTGCTGGCCGAATTCTTCCTCCACCGCCAGTCCGCCCGCCGTCGCGGCCTGACCATGCGCTTCACCGAAGATGCCCTGGCCCTGCTTGAGGCCTATGACTGGCCCGGCAACGTCCGCGAGCTGGAAAACACCATCCAGCGCGCCTGCGCCCTGTCCAATTCGGACGTCCTCCTCGCCTCAGACATTCCCCTCGGCAGCACCGGCAGCCGCCATGGCAATTCCGCCAGCACCGTGACCCGCATGCGCGATGCCCTGACCATGTTGCTCAATACCGCCCAAAGCAGCCCCGACATCGAGCTGCTCCCTTGGGTGGAACGCGAGCTTTCCCGCATGGCCTTCCGCCACTACGAAGAAGATTCCGCCAAAGCCTCCAAGCTCCTCGGCATCAGCACCTCCGAGTTGCAGGTCAATCTCGGCGCCCCCGCAGTTAAGAAGGTCGCCAGCAAGAATGTTGGTTAG
- a CDS encoding LolA family protein, which yields MSFSSTFRLLLLLAVSPLAANAQAQKPLPPMLMQWAEAQKDMPDMVVAFRQTRTTPALKAPLTTSGKFWRFKDGAFRWELGQPAATILVRDQSEFRVREGADGAWQPLDEKDARYRMWSRFLSGQEASPEELQQHFLVDAVEQTPDVTAISLRPKAPFIRRHLRQLDLQISPKTFRLLQLRVLQGDGATLTMTFSEPQSVSIAEKAQLLAR from the coding sequence ATGTCCTTTTCATCCACCTTTCGCCTGCTTCTGCTGCTGGCCGTTTCTCCCTTGGCTGCAAACGCCCAGGCTCAAAAGCCACTTCCCCCCATGCTCATGCAGTGGGCCGAGGCACAAAAGGACATGCCAGACATGGTCGTCGCCTTCCGCCAGACCCGCACCACCCCCGCGCTGAAGGCCCCACTCACCACCTCCGGTAAATTCTGGCGCTTCAAAGACGGAGCCTTCCGCTGGGAGCTCGGCCAGCCCGCCGCCACCATCCTCGTTCGGGATCAGTCAGAGTTCCGTGTCCGGGAAGGTGCAGACGGCGCTTGGCAGCCCCTGGATGAAAAAGATGCCCGCTACCGCATGTGGTCCCGTTTCCTCAGCGGCCAGGAAGCTTCCCCCGAAGAACTCCAGCAGCACTTCCTCGTCGATGCCGTCGAGCAGACACCGGACGTCACTGCCATCTCCCTCCGTCCAAAGGCCCCCTTCATCCGCCGTCATCTCCGCCAGCTAGATCTCCAGATCTCCCCCAAAACCTTCCGCCTGCTCCAGTTGCGCGTCCTCCAGGGAGATGGAGCCACGCTCACCATGACCTTTTCAGAGCCTCAATCCGTCTCCATCGCCGAAAAGGCCCAGCTCCTGGCCAGGTAA
- a CDS encoding cupin domain-containing protein translates to MPDSPARFIQTDDAARETNAWTSNEWLCRPDLVEADKLLMVRANMAPMHCHPFHCHPHREEIIYVIYGRAEQWVGEECRILKAGEMAHIPPGVVHATYNPHAEPLVFLAILSPAKLPDDLAAVPDPQDVSGEERWAKLREGRVACRTMEG, encoded by the coding sequence ATGCCTGACTCCCCTGCCCGCTTTATCCAGACTGACGATGCTGCCCGCGAGACGAATGCGTGGACGAGCAATGAATGGCTGTGCCGGCCGGATCTGGTGGAAGCGGATAAGCTGCTGATGGTGCGGGCCAACATGGCACCGATGCACTGCCACCCTTTTCACTGCCATCCGCACCGGGAGGAGATCATCTATGTGATCTATGGGCGGGCGGAGCAATGGGTGGGCGAGGAGTGCCGGATCCTGAAGGCGGGCGAGATGGCACACATCCCGCCGGGAGTGGTGCATGCGACGTATAATCCACATGCGGAGCCGCTGGTGTTTTTGGCTATCCTTTCCCCGGCGAAGCTGCCGGATGATCTGGCTGCAGTGCCTGATCCGCAGGATGTGTCCGGTGAGGAGCGGTGGGCGAAGCTGCGTGAGGGGCGGGTGGCGTGCCGGACGATGGAGGGCTGA
- the cimA gene encoding citramalate synthase: protein MSVPVTIYDTTLRDGTQGTGISFSTLDKIRVAERLDEFGVHYIEGGWPGSNPKDAAFFQEAAKRTWKNAKITAFGMTRRGKIKVEDDAQVQMLLDAQTPAVTIVGKTWPLHVTEVFQVSLDENLAMIADTVAYLKKHGREVLYDAEHFFDSFREDPEYSLKTVKAAKDAGADLVVLCETNGGALPEWVEEVTRQVIAHLGCPVGIHTHNDGGVGVANALAAVRAGACQVQGTINGYGERVGNCNLITVMPNLQLKMGYDLGIDLTRLRELAFFVDELANVPHDIRAPYVGLAAFTHKGGLHVHAVQKLARTYEHVDPSLVGNERIITISDMSGQSNVLMKAEGMGVPLTKGSPEVQKILATVKHLESEGFEFEAAEASFELLIRKQLGQQTQLFDLIEYHTTHRHHPGRTGETTEATVKIQVNGNAEYTVDEGDGPVNALDKALRKALLPHFPHIAQVRLEDYKVRIIDSGSGTAAKTRVLVVSSDGTRTWGTVGVSTNVIDASWQALVDSLEYYLFKRP, encoded by the coding sequence ATGTCAGTTCCAGTTACCATCTATGACACCACCCTGCGTGACGGCACCCAGGGCACCGGCATCTCCTTCAGCACCCTCGATAAAATCCGCGTCGCCGAGCGCCTGGATGAATTCGGCGTCCATTACATCGAGGGCGGCTGGCCCGGCTCCAATCCCAAAGACGCCGCCTTCTTTCAGGAGGCCGCCAAGCGCACCTGGAAAAACGCCAAAATCACCGCCTTCGGCATGACCCGCCGTGGCAAAATCAAAGTCGAGGACGACGCCCAGGTCCAGATGCTCCTGGATGCCCAGACCCCCGCCGTCACCATCGTCGGCAAGACCTGGCCCCTTCACGTCACCGAAGTCTTCCAGGTCAGCCTGGATGAAAACCTCGCCATGATCGCCGATACCGTCGCCTATCTTAAAAAGCACGGCCGCGAAGTCCTCTACGATGCCGAACACTTCTTCGATAGTTTCCGCGAAGACCCCGAATACTCCCTCAAGACCGTCAAAGCCGCCAAAGACGCCGGCGCAGACCTCGTCGTCCTTTGCGAGACCAATGGCGGTGCCCTCCCGGAATGGGTAGAGGAAGTCACCCGCCAGGTCATCGCCCACCTCGGCTGCCCCGTCGGCATCCACACCCACAATGACGGTGGCGTCGGCGTCGCCAATGCACTCGCCGCCGTCCGCGCCGGTGCCTGCCAGGTCCAGGGCACCATCAATGGCTACGGCGAGCGCGTCGGCAATTGCAACCTCATCACCGTCATGCCCAATCTTCAGCTCAAAATGGGCTACGATCTCGGCATCGACCTCACCCGCCTCCGCGAGCTCGCCTTCTTCGTGGATGAGCTTGCCAATGTCCCTCACGATATCCGCGCCCCATACGTCGGCCTCGCCGCCTTCACTCATAAGGGCGGCCTCCACGTCCACGCCGTCCAAAAGCTCGCCCGCACCTACGAGCACGTGGATCCCTCCCTCGTCGGCAATGAGCGCATCATCACCATCTCAGACATGTCCGGCCAGTCGAACGTCCTCATGAAGGCCGAAGGCATGGGCGTCCCCCTCACCAAAGGCAGCCCCGAAGTCCAAAAAATCCTCGCCACCGTCAAGCACCTCGAAAGCGAAGGCTTCGAATTCGAAGCCGCCGAGGCCAGCTTCGAGCTCCTCATCCGCAAGCAGCTCGGCCAGCAGACCCAGCTTTTCGACCTCATCGAATACCACACCACCCACCGCCACCACCCCGGTCGCACAGGTGAAACCACCGAGGCCACCGTCAAAATCCAGGTCAATGGCAACGCCGAATACACCGTGGACGAAGGCGACGGCCCCGTAAATGCCCTGGATAAAGCCCTCCGCAAAGCCCTCCTCCCGCATTTCCCCCACATCGCCCAGGTCCGCCTGGAAGACTACAAAGTGCGCATCATCGATAGCGGCAGCGGCACCGCCGCCAAGACCCGCGTCCTCGTCGTCAGCAGCGATGGCACCCGCACCTGGGGCACCGTCGGCGTCTCCACCAACGTCATTGATGCCAGCTGGCAGGCCCTCGTGGACAGCCTCGAATACTACCTCTTCAAGCGCCCCTAA
- the thiE gene encoding thiamine phosphate synthase: protein MSSAFPDLQSSRLYGIVDLGYCAPAQVEAMTASLCEGGVDLLQLRAKKLPLQEIEKLARLMHPITRQYRVPLIINDHLEIAASIGSEGVHVGQDDDAVAKARSIVGPGVFVGKSTHSLAQAIAAQEEQADYIGFGPLYATGTKPDYVPIGLQDITTVHQQVQLPIFCIGGVNEARLPEILSAGARRVVVVSAFLLAPDVQSYVRQIKASLH, encoded by the coding sequence ATGTCATCCGCTTTCCCTGACCTCCAATCCTCACGCCTTTATGGCATCGTGGATCTCGGTTACTGCGCCCCCGCGCAGGTGGAGGCGATGACTGCCTCCTTGTGTGAAGGGGGCGTGGATCTGCTGCAGTTGCGAGCCAAAAAGCTCCCTCTTCAGGAGATCGAAAAACTCGCCCGGCTGATGCATCCCATCACCCGGCAGTATCGGGTGCCTTTGATCATCAATGACCATTTAGAAATCGCCGCTAGCATCGGCAGCGAGGGCGTCCACGTCGGCCAGGATGATGACGCCGTGGCCAAGGCCCGGTCCATCGTCGGCCCCGGCGTTTTTGTGGGCAAATCCACCCACAGCCTCGCCCAGGCCATCGCCGCGCAGGAGGAGCAGGCGGATTACATCGGCTTCGGGCCGCTTTATGCCACCGGCACAAAGCCAGACTATGTCCCCATCGGCCTTCAGGACATCACCACCGTTCATCAGCAGGTGCAGTTGCCCATCTTTTGCATCGGCGGTGTCAATGAAGCCCGCCTCCCTGAAATCCTCTCCGCAGGGGCCCGGCGTGTCGTCGTTGTCTCAGCTTTCCTGCTGGCACCGGATGTGCAGTCGTATGTACGTCAGATCAAAGCCTCACTGCACTGA
- a CDS encoding Crp/Fnr family transcriptional regulator, translating to MSADFSTPQLPPIGILLPLGDDDRDILSGYGEFRPVQPGQHLIEEGMVQTGLYYIISGKLHATAMRSGHKVLLGSVQSGETVGEINLLDPSAASATVTAVDFSQVWYIDSKSLESYINEYPRAAAWLLIGVGKTIARRLRSVNEKIASFYGG from the coding sequence ATGAGCGCTGATTTCTCCACACCCCAACTTCCTCCTATCGGCATTCTCCTTCCACTGGGGGATGATGATCGTGACATCCTCAGCGGCTACGGTGAATTCCGGCCTGTGCAGCCTGGCCAGCATCTGATCGAAGAAGGCATGGTTCAGACCGGGCTGTATTATATCATCTCAGGCAAGCTCCACGCCACTGCTATGCGCAGCGGGCACAAGGTATTGCTGGGCAGTGTGCAGTCCGGTGAGACGGTGGGTGAGATCAACCTGCTGGATCCTTCGGCCGCCAGTGCGACGGTCACGGCGGTGGACTTCAGCCAGGTGTGGTACATTGATTCGAAGAGCCTGGAGTCCTACATCAATGAGTATCCACGGGCTGCGGCCTGGCTTCTCATCGGGGTGGGCAAGACCATCGCACGACGCTTGCGCTCGGTGAATGAGAAGATCGCCAGCTTCTACGGAGGTTGA
- a CDS encoding Bax inhibitor-1/YccA family protein: MRTSNPLLNQSTFAPVVVPGEKQMTLQGTVNKTGLFLLMTFFTAVYTWNMAMENPGSAMTWIVGGAIAGFVLAIITSFKPAWSPVTGSMYALAEGLFLGGISAMYEKQFQGIALQAVLLTGGTCLALLAAYSMRLIRATENFKLGIFAATGGIALVYLTTIVLGFFGIQIPYIHESGLIGIGFSAFVVVIAALNLVLDFDFIENGCANGAPKYMEWYAAFGLLVTLVWLYIEILRLLSKLARRD, translated from the coding sequence ATGCGCACCTCAAATCCACTGCTCAACCAGTCCACCTTCGCACCCGTCGTCGTCCCTGGGGAAAAGCAGATGACCCTGCAGGGCACCGTGAATAAGACCGGTCTCTTCCTGTTGATGACCTTCTTCACGGCCGTCTATACCTGGAATATGGCCATGGAAAACCCCGGCTCCGCCATGACGTGGATCGTCGGCGGTGCCATCGCAGGATTCGTCCTCGCCATCATCACCAGCTTCAAGCCCGCCTGGTCACCCGTCACCGGCAGCATGTATGCCCTGGCAGAAGGCCTCTTCCTCGGCGGCATCTCCGCCATGTATGAAAAGCAGTTCCAGGGCATCGCCCTCCAGGCCGTCCTTCTCACCGGCGGCACCTGCCTCGCCCTGCTCGCCGCCTATTCCATGCGCCTCATCCGCGCCACGGAAAACTTCAAACTCGGCATCTTCGCCGCCACCGGTGGCATCGCCCTCGTTTACCTCACCACCATCGTCCTCGGCTTCTTCGGCATCCAGATCCCATACATCCATGAAAGCGGCCTCATCGGCATCGGCTTCAGCGCCTTCGTCGTCGTCATCGCCGCCCTGAATCTCGTCCTGGATTTCGACTTCATCGAAAACGGCTGCGCCAACGGTGCCCCTAAGTACATGGAGTGGTACGCCGCCTTCGGCCTCCTCGTCACCCTCGTCTGGCTGTACATCGAAATCCTCCGCCTGCTCTCCAAGCTCGCACGCCGGGATTGA